In Sebastes fasciatus isolate fSebFas1 chromosome 15, fSebFas1.pri, whole genome shotgun sequence, a genomic segment contains:
- the ktn1 gene encoding kinectin isoform X3, whose amino-acid sequence MAVDIYDSQYLLILAPSLVIALMFLFFWLFMKETSYDEVLARQKRDLKLPPSKPDTRKKNEKKKSKKKESASGGGGGGGGGESEEDLRDFDGADGANSSSQEAEEEPAPVATPDPAPPIPIPNVPVSVSPEAPAGLRERKKKEKKAAKAAAAAAAAAAAASSEEPEVNGSKPISRKTETPLAAGKQSSPPSPQLEVQVQVQATQAPVQAQTPPQISGKKKEKKKQKAEPVIVDDQQPEVKAEQAPAPVKKEAPIVAETKVLDGAAPPATSGKKKNSAKKQKTEPDEAHVLADSAASANHQAGHNDDAPSKGSGKKQKNETDKENTEVKLKELLSGLSSLALSEAEAVSVMALLREKSPNALDAWQKSAARPDPAAQERERLLTTLQEEASIAKDKVKQLSQELQVEKQKTGRVEAVMREQRGVMEKELGSMQGKAQGSYQELQTMQIKFQQVREQLESQITRLQQENGILRDAVSSATNQMESKNSAELNKLRSEYAGLMKELADNNSKLQQEEHQRKSLEVNYKQNVSQLEAQLQDAKRRWEELQNFLHSVNAEREKLQASKQELHGQLLSVETEMNNKNKEIQTLHGSLTEAMVSKERLEQRVMELMEMSQHSMPDDSLQARVQDLVNENTGLQVQSETLQVQNESLHAQISSQVTHVSHMEELQKLLADKELQRKSLEDSLNAERSSGAGRETNMQALHNENMSLKAEVQNLQAQISDQTASQLALDQFQTSVREKEDNMKTVEDLLEKGLIEVANKEEELKAVREENEALKQETEALMRKIAEKASSESIVEELQSKIQEKDVKLKSLEESLQTAQDGSSTREKAVEGLEQQLAALQAEMEQLRQMEMPEELASCGTQLHELQTELAAKDQHIQMLHAELEIRTTELSEQVEQMHQQQSQTAVPSPELLTALSEKDKQVTELQGELAELRDSLELHRKKNNELREKNWSAMDALSATESMLQGKLSKAVKENQTALAMCQAECRDVLHRLLPLVPLPSEQNHQEWLHRFEGAVAEIPTAQSNPASGEAMLAEKLKEAEEAQRILQKDCETYKKVLAETEGILQRLQNSVEQEESRWRVKLEVSQGELREMGQKVTALEQDIERLTDGAELENLRREKQHLESELERAEQESATYVTEVRELKDLLTELQTRLDGSYTEAIRQNEELTLLKTHLTQTLSKLETEENERQKVAGDLYTAQQSLDLIQGELSKVTGNADDLIENSSLSSQREEIDRKEKMSAGLNQTVRELQQLLQGVSRQLTKRQEGEADKDLPVV is encoded by the exons ATGGCGGTGGATATCTACGACTCTCAGTACCTGCTCATCCTGGCCCCTTCCCTGGTCATTGCCCTCATGTTCCTCTTCTTCTGGCTCTTCATGAAGGAAACCTCCTACGACGAGGTGCTGGCCAGGCAGAAACGTGACCTCAAGCTACCACCATCCAAGCCAGACACCCGTAAGAAGAACGAAAAGAAGAAGAGCAAGAAGAAGGAGAGTGccagcggaggaggaggaggtggaggtggaggagagtcTGAAGAGGATCTTAGGGATTTTGATGGTGCTGATGGTGCCAACAGCTCCAgtcaggaggcagaggaggaaccTGCACCGGTGGCTACACCAGATCCTGCTCCACCAATTCCTATTCCCAATGTGCCTGTTTCAGTGTCACCTGAGGCTCCTGCTGGtctgagggagagaaagaagaaggaaaaaaaggctGCTAAAGCTGccgcagctgctgctgctgccgctgcagCTGCTTCTTCTGAGGAACCAGAAGTGAACGGCTCAAAGCCGATCAGCCGCAAGACAGAGACACCTCTGGCTGCGGGCAAACAGTCCAGCCCTCCCTCCCCACAGCTTGAGGTTCAGGTCCAGGTCCAAGCTACGCAGGCTCCTGTTCAGGCTCAGACACCTCCTCAGATCTCTgggaagaaaaaggagaagaagaaacaaaaagcTGAGCCTG TTATAGTGGATGACCAGCAGCCAGAAGTTAAGGCTGAGCAGGCTCCAGCTCCAGTCAAGAAGGAAGCTCCCATTGTGGCTGAAACCAAAGTTCTGGACGGTGCAGCCCCGCCTGCTACCAGCGGCAAGAAGAAGAACTCTGCCAAGAAGCAGAAGACTGAGCCTG ATGAAGCCCATGTTCTGGCTGATTCTGCAGCTTCTGCCAACCACCAGGCAGGCCATAACGATGATGCACCATCCAAAGGGAGCGGCAAGAAACAGAAGAATGAGACGGACAAAG AGAACACGGAGGTGAAGCTGAAGGAGCTGCTGTCTGGTCTGTCCAGCCTGGCTCTGTCAGAGGCCGAGGCTGTCAGTGTGATGGCTCTCCTCCGGGAGAAGAGCCCCAATGCCTTGGATGCCTGGCAGAAA TCTGCAGCTAGGCCTGACCCAGCTGCacaggaaagagagagacttCTTACAACTCTGCAGGAGGAGGCTTCCATTGCCAAGGACAAAGTGAAACAGCTTAGCCAGGAGCTTCAGGTTGAGAAGCAAAAGACGGGCCGGGTGGAGGCCGTGATGAGGGAGCAACGTGGAGTCATGGAGAAAGAACTGGGTAGCATGCAGGGCAAAGCACAAGGCAGCTACCAGGAGCTCCAGACCATGCAGATAAAG TTCCAGCAGGTGAGGGAGCAGCTGGAAAGCCAGATCACTCGACTGCAGCAGGAGAACGGCATCCTGAGGGACGCAGTCAGCTCTGCCACCAACCAGATGGAGAGCAA GAATTCAGCAGAGCTGAACAAGCTGCGTTCTGAGTACGCCGGTCTGATGAAAGAGCTGGCAGACAACAACAGcaagctgcagcaggaggagcaCCAGAGGAAGTCACTGGAGGTCAACTACAAGCAGAACGTGTCCCAGCTGGAG gCCCAACTGCAGGATGCTAAGCGACGTTGGGAAGAACTGCAGAATTTCCTTCACAGTGTCaatgctgagagagagaaacttcAGGCCTCAAAGCAAG AGCTTCACGGCCAGCTGTTGTCAGTGGAGACGGAGATGAACAACAAGAACAAGGAGATCCAGACGCTACACGGCAGCCTGACTGAAGCCATGGTTTCCAAAGAGCGGCTGGAGCAGAGAGTGATGGAGCTTATGGAGATGTCCCAGCACAGTATGCCTGATGACTCGCTGCAAGCCCGGGTTCAG GACCTCGTGAATGAAAACACAGGTCTTCAGGTCCAGAGCGAGACCCTGCAAGTCCAGAATGAGTCCCTGCATGCCCAGATCTCTTCACAG gTCACCCATGTCTctcacatggaggagctacagaaGCT ATTGGCCGATAAGGAGTTGCAGAGGAAGAGTCTGGAGGATTCTCTAAATGCTGAGAGGAGCAGTGGGGCTGGTAGAGAAACTAACATGCAG GCCTTGCACAATGAGAACATGTCTCTGAAGGCAGAGGTTCAGAATCTGCAGGCACAGATTTCTGATCAG ACTGCCTCCCAACTGGCTTTGGACCAGTTCCAGACGAG TGTCCGGGAGAAGGAGGACAACATGAAAACTGTGGAGGACCTGCTGGAGAAGGGGCTGATAGAGGTGGCCAACAAGGAGGAAGAGCTCAag GCTGTAAGAGAAGAAAATGAGGCACTAAAACAAGAAACGGAGGCCCTTATGAGAAAGATAGCAGAAAAG GCATCATCAGAGTCGATAGTGGAAGAGCTCCAGAGCAA GATCCAAGAGAAGGATGTGAAGCTAAAATCACTGGAGGAGAGTCTACAGACGGCACAAGACGGCAGCTCCACCAGAGAGAAGGCAGTTGAG GGTCTGGAGCAGCAGTTGGCAGCCCTGCAGGCAGAGATGGAGCAGCTGAGACAGATGGAGATGCCAGAAGAGCTGGCCAGTTGTGGGACCCAGCTCCATGAACTCCAGACTGA ACTAGCAGCAAAGGACCAACATATCCAGATGCTGCATGCTGAGCTGGAGATAAGGACTACGGAGCTGAGTGAGCAGGTGGAGCAGATGCATCAACAG CAGTCCCAAACAGCAGTGCCAAGCCCAGAGCTTCTTACAGC GTTGTCAGAGAAGGACAAGCAGGTCACAGAACTGCAGGGTGAGCTGGCCGAGCTGAGGGACTCCCTGGAGCTTCATAGGAAGAAGAACAAT GAGCTTCGGGAGAAAAACTGGAGTGCAATGGACGCACTGTCAGCCACCGAGTCCATGCTTCAAGGAAAACTCAGCAAAGCTGTCAAG GAGAACCAGACAGCACTGGCAATGTGTCAGGCCGAGTGTCGAGATGTTCTGCACAGACTTCTGCCCCTTGTGCCTCTGCCCAGTGAGCAG AACCATCAGGAGTGGCTCCACAGATTTGAGGGGGCAGTAGCTGAAATCCCAACTGCACAATCCAACCCTGCATCAGGGGAAGCTATG CTGGCTGAGAAGCTGAAAGAAGCTGAGGAAGCCCAAAGGATTCTACAGAAAGACTGTGAGACGTACAAGAAGGTGTTGGCGGAGACG GAGGGCATCCTGCAGCGCCTCCAGAACAGCGTGGAGCAGGAGGAGTCTCGCTGGAGGGTGAAGCTGGAGGTATCGCAGGGAGAGCTCAGAGAG ATGGGccagaaagtcacagctctgGAGCAAGATATTGAGAGACTAACTGATGGAGCAGAGTTGGAAAAC CTTAGAAGAGAAAAGCAGCACTTGGAGTCCGAGTTGGAGAGGGCGGAGCAGGAGAGCGCCACCTATGTAACAGAGGTCAGAGAG CTCAAAGATCTGTTGACTGAATTGCAGACCAGACTTGATGGCTCATATACTGAGGCTATCAGACAGAATGAGGAGCTGACTTTG
- the ktn1 gene encoding kinectin isoform X12, with protein sequence MAVDIYDSQYLLILAPSLVIALMFLFFWLFMKETSYDEVLARQKRDLKLPPSKPDTRKKNEKKKSKKKESASGGGGGGGGGESEEDLRDFDGADGANSSSQEAEEEPAPVATPDPAPPIPIPNVPVSVSPEAPAGLRERKKKEKKAAKAAAAAAAAAAAASSEEPEVNGSKPISRKTETPLAAGKQSSPPSPQLEVQVQVQATQAPVQAQTPPQISGKKKEKKKQKAEPVIVDDQQPEVKAEQAPAPVKKEAPIVAETKVLDGAAPPATSGKKKNSAKKQKTEPVDEAHVLADSAASANHQAGHNDDAPSKGSGKKQKNETDKENTEVKLKELLSGLSSLALSEAEAVSVMALLREKSPNALDAWQKSAARPDPAAQERERLLTTLQEEASIAKDKVKQLSQELQVEKQKTGRVEAVMREQRGVMEKELGSMQGKAQGSYQELQTMQIKFQQVREQLESQITRLQQENGILRDAVSSATNQMESKNSAELNKLRSEYAGLMKELADNNSKLQQEEHQRKSLEVNYKQNVSQLEAQLQDAKRRWEELQNFLHSVNAEREKLQASKQELHGQLLSVETEMNNKNKEIQTLHGSLTEAMVSKERLEQRVMELMEMSQHSMPDDSLQARVQDLVNENTGLQVQSETLQVQNESLHAQISSQVTHVSHMEELQKLLADKELQRKSLEDSLNAERSSGAGRETNMQALHNENMSLKAEVQNLQAQISDQTASQLALDQFQTSVREKEDNMKTVEDLLEKGLIEVANKEEELKAVREENEALKQETEALMRKIAEKASSESIVEELQSKIQEKDVKLKSLEESLQTAQDGSSTREKAVEGLEQQLAALQAEMEQLRQMEMPEELASCGTQLHELQTELAAKDQHIQMLHAELEIRTTELSEQVEQMHQQSQTAVPSPELLTALSEKDKQVTELQGELAELRDSLELHRKKNNENQTALAMCQAECRDVLHRLLPLVPLPSEQNHQEWLHRFEGAVAEIPTAQSNPASGEAMLAEKLKEAEEAQRILQKDCETYKKVLAETEGILQRLQNSVEQEESRWRVKLEVSQGELREMGQKVTALEQDIERLTDGAELENLRREKQHLESELERAEQESATYVTEVRELKDLLTELQTRLDGSYTEAIRQNEELTLLKTHLTQTLSKLETEENERQKVAGDLYTAQQSLDLIQGELSKVTGNADDLIENSSLSSQREEIDRKEKMSAGLNQTVRELQQLLQGVSRQLTKRQEGEADKDLPVV encoded by the exons ATGGCGGTGGATATCTACGACTCTCAGTACCTGCTCATCCTGGCCCCTTCCCTGGTCATTGCCCTCATGTTCCTCTTCTTCTGGCTCTTCATGAAGGAAACCTCCTACGACGAGGTGCTGGCCAGGCAGAAACGTGACCTCAAGCTACCACCATCCAAGCCAGACACCCGTAAGAAGAACGAAAAGAAGAAGAGCAAGAAGAAGGAGAGTGccagcggaggaggaggaggtggaggtggaggagagtcTGAAGAGGATCTTAGGGATTTTGATGGTGCTGATGGTGCCAACAGCTCCAgtcaggaggcagaggaggaaccTGCACCGGTGGCTACACCAGATCCTGCTCCACCAATTCCTATTCCCAATGTGCCTGTTTCAGTGTCACCTGAGGCTCCTGCTGGtctgagggagagaaagaagaaggaaaaaaaggctGCTAAAGCTGccgcagctgctgctgctgccgctgcagCTGCTTCTTCTGAGGAACCAGAAGTGAACGGCTCAAAGCCGATCAGCCGCAAGACAGAGACACCTCTGGCTGCGGGCAAACAGTCCAGCCCTCCCTCCCCACAGCTTGAGGTTCAGGTCCAGGTCCAAGCTACGCAGGCTCCTGTTCAGGCTCAGACACCTCCTCAGATCTCTgggaagaaaaaggagaagaagaaacaaaaagcTGAGCCTG TTATAGTGGATGACCAGCAGCCAGAAGTTAAGGCTGAGCAGGCTCCAGCTCCAGTCAAGAAGGAAGCTCCCATTGTGGCTGAAACCAAAGTTCTGGACGGTGCAGCCCCGCCTGCTACCAGCGGCAAGAAGAAGAACTCTGCCAAGAAGCAGAAGACTGAGCCTG TAGATGAAGCCCATGTTCTGGCTGATTCTGCAGCTTCTGCCAACCACCAGGCAGGCCATAACGATGATGCACCATCCAAAGGGAGCGGCAAGAAACAGAAGAATGAGACGGACAAAG AGAACACGGAGGTGAAGCTGAAGGAGCTGCTGTCTGGTCTGTCCAGCCTGGCTCTGTCAGAGGCCGAGGCTGTCAGTGTGATGGCTCTCCTCCGGGAGAAGAGCCCCAATGCCTTGGATGCCTGGCAGAAA TCTGCAGCTAGGCCTGACCCAGCTGCacaggaaagagagagacttCTTACAACTCTGCAGGAGGAGGCTTCCATTGCCAAGGACAAAGTGAAACAGCTTAGCCAGGAGCTTCAGGTTGAGAAGCAAAAGACGGGCCGGGTGGAGGCCGTGATGAGGGAGCAACGTGGAGTCATGGAGAAAGAACTGGGTAGCATGCAGGGCAAAGCACAAGGCAGCTACCAGGAGCTCCAGACCATGCAGATAAAG TTCCAGCAGGTGAGGGAGCAGCTGGAAAGCCAGATCACTCGACTGCAGCAGGAGAACGGCATCCTGAGGGACGCAGTCAGCTCTGCCACCAACCAGATGGAGAGCAA GAATTCAGCAGAGCTGAACAAGCTGCGTTCTGAGTACGCCGGTCTGATGAAAGAGCTGGCAGACAACAACAGcaagctgcagcaggaggagcaCCAGAGGAAGTCACTGGAGGTCAACTACAAGCAGAACGTGTCCCAGCTGGAG gCCCAACTGCAGGATGCTAAGCGACGTTGGGAAGAACTGCAGAATTTCCTTCACAGTGTCaatgctgagagagagaaacttcAGGCCTCAAAGCAAG AGCTTCACGGCCAGCTGTTGTCAGTGGAGACGGAGATGAACAACAAGAACAAGGAGATCCAGACGCTACACGGCAGCCTGACTGAAGCCATGGTTTCCAAAGAGCGGCTGGAGCAGAGAGTGATGGAGCTTATGGAGATGTCCCAGCACAGTATGCCTGATGACTCGCTGCAAGCCCGGGTTCAG GACCTCGTGAATGAAAACACAGGTCTTCAGGTCCAGAGCGAGACCCTGCAAGTCCAGAATGAGTCCCTGCATGCCCAGATCTCTTCACAG gTCACCCATGTCTctcacatggaggagctacagaaGCT ATTGGCCGATAAGGAGTTGCAGAGGAAGAGTCTGGAGGATTCTCTAAATGCTGAGAGGAGCAGTGGGGCTGGTAGAGAAACTAACATGCAG GCCTTGCACAATGAGAACATGTCTCTGAAGGCAGAGGTTCAGAATCTGCAGGCACAGATTTCTGATCAG ACTGCCTCCCAACTGGCTTTGGACCAGTTCCAGACGAG TGTCCGGGAGAAGGAGGACAACATGAAAACTGTGGAGGACCTGCTGGAGAAGGGGCTGATAGAGGTGGCCAACAAGGAGGAAGAGCTCAag GCTGTAAGAGAAGAAAATGAGGCACTAAAACAAGAAACGGAGGCCCTTATGAGAAAGATAGCAGAAAAG GCATCATCAGAGTCGATAGTGGAAGAGCTCCAGAGCAA GATCCAAGAGAAGGATGTGAAGCTAAAATCACTGGAGGAGAGTCTACAGACGGCACAAGACGGCAGCTCCACCAGAGAGAAGGCAGTTGAG GGTCTGGAGCAGCAGTTGGCAGCCCTGCAGGCAGAGATGGAGCAGCTGAGACAGATGGAGATGCCAGAAGAGCTGGCCAGTTGTGGGACCCAGCTCCATGAACTCCAGACTGA ACTAGCAGCAAAGGACCAACATATCCAGATGCTGCATGCTGAGCTGGAGATAAGGACTACGGAGCTGAGTGAGCAGGTGGAGCAGATGCATCAACAG TCCCAAACAGCAGTGCCAAGCCCAGAGCTTCTTACAGC GTTGTCAGAGAAGGACAAGCAGGTCACAGAACTGCAGGGTGAGCTGGCCGAGCTGAGGGACTCCCTGGAGCTTCATAGGAAGAAGAACAAT GAGAACCAGACAGCACTGGCAATGTGTCAGGCCGAGTGTCGAGATGTTCTGCACAGACTTCTGCCCCTTGTGCCTCTGCCCAGTGAGCAG AACCATCAGGAGTGGCTCCACAGATTTGAGGGGGCAGTAGCTGAAATCCCAACTGCACAATCCAACCCTGCATCAGGGGAAGCTATG CTGGCTGAGAAGCTGAAAGAAGCTGAGGAAGCCCAAAGGATTCTACAGAAAGACTGTGAGACGTACAAGAAGGTGTTGGCGGAGACG GAGGGCATCCTGCAGCGCCTCCAGAACAGCGTGGAGCAGGAGGAGTCTCGCTGGAGGGTGAAGCTGGAGGTATCGCAGGGAGAGCTCAGAGAG ATGGGccagaaagtcacagctctgGAGCAAGATATTGAGAGACTAACTGATGGAGCAGAGTTGGAAAAC CTTAGAAGAGAAAAGCAGCACTTGGAGTCCGAGTTGGAGAGGGCGGAGCAGGAGAGCGCCACCTATGTAACAGAGGTCAGAGAG CTCAAAGATCTGTTGACTGAATTGCAGACCAGACTTGATGGCTCATATACTGAGGCTATCAGACAGAATGAGGAGCTGACTTTG
- the ktn1 gene encoding kinectin isoform X23 — protein sequence MAVDIYDSQYLLILAPSLVIALMFLFFWLFMKETSYDEVLARQKRDLKLPPSKPDTRKKNEKKKSKKKESASGGGGGGGGGESEEDLRDFDGADGANSSSQEAEEEPAPVATPDPAPPIPIPNVPVSVSPEAPAGLRERKKKEKKAAKAAAAAAAAAAAASSEEPEVNGSKPISRKTETPLAAGKQSSPPSPQLEVQVQVQATQAPVQAQTPPQISGKKKEKKKQKAEPVIVDDQQPEVKAEQAPAPVKKEAPIVAETKVLDGAAPPATSGKKKNSAKKQKTEPVDEAHVLADSAASANHQAGHNDDAPSKGSGKKQKNETDKENTEVKLKELLSGLSSLALSEAEAVSVMALLREKSPNALDAWQKSAARPDPAAQERERLLTTLQEEASIAKDKVKQLSQELQVEKQKTGRVEAVMREQRGVMEKELGSMQGKAQGSYQELQTMQIKFQQVREQLESQITRLQQENGILRDAVSSATNQMESKNSAELNKLRSEYAGLMKELADNNSKLQQEEHQRKSLEVNYKQNVSQLEAQLQDAKRRWEELQNFLHSVNAEREKLQASKQELHGQLLSVETEMNNKNKEIQTLHGSLTEAMVSKERLEQRVMELMEMSQHSMPDDSLQARVQDLVNENTGLQVQSETLQVQNESLHAQISSQVTHVSHMEELQKLLADKELQRKSLEDSLNAERSSGAGRETNMQALHNENMSLKAEVQNLQAQISDQTASQLALDQFQTSVREKEDNMKTVEDLLEKGLIEVANKEEELKAVREENEALKQETEALMRKIAEKASSESIVEELQSKIQEKDVKLKSLEESLQTAQDGSSTREKAVEGLEQQLAALQAEMEQLRQMEMPEELASCGTQLHELQTELAAKDQHIQMLHAELEIRTTELSEQVEQMHQQSQTAVPSPELLTALSEKDKQVTELQGELAELRDSLELHRKKNNENQTALAMCQAECRDVLHRLLPLVPLPSEQNHQEWLHRFEGAVAEIPTAQSNPASGEAMLAEKLKEAEEAQRILQKDCETYKKVLAETEGILQRLQNSVEQEESRWRVKLEVSQGELREMGQKVTALEQDIERLTDGAELENLRREKQHLESELERAEQESATYVTEVRELKTHLTQTLSKLETEENERQKVAGDLYTAQQSLDLIQGELSKVTGNADDLIENSSLSSQREEIDRKEKMSAGLNQTVRELQQLLQGVSRQLTKRQEGEADKDLPVV from the exons ATGGCGGTGGATATCTACGACTCTCAGTACCTGCTCATCCTGGCCCCTTCCCTGGTCATTGCCCTCATGTTCCTCTTCTTCTGGCTCTTCATGAAGGAAACCTCCTACGACGAGGTGCTGGCCAGGCAGAAACGTGACCTCAAGCTACCACCATCCAAGCCAGACACCCGTAAGAAGAACGAAAAGAAGAAGAGCAAGAAGAAGGAGAGTGccagcggaggaggaggaggtggaggtggaggagagtcTGAAGAGGATCTTAGGGATTTTGATGGTGCTGATGGTGCCAACAGCTCCAgtcaggaggcagaggaggaaccTGCACCGGTGGCTACACCAGATCCTGCTCCACCAATTCCTATTCCCAATGTGCCTGTTTCAGTGTCACCTGAGGCTCCTGCTGGtctgagggagagaaagaagaaggaaaaaaaggctGCTAAAGCTGccgcagctgctgctgctgccgctgcagCTGCTTCTTCTGAGGAACCAGAAGTGAACGGCTCAAAGCCGATCAGCCGCAAGACAGAGACACCTCTGGCTGCGGGCAAACAGTCCAGCCCTCCCTCCCCACAGCTTGAGGTTCAGGTCCAGGTCCAAGCTACGCAGGCTCCTGTTCAGGCTCAGACACCTCCTCAGATCTCTgggaagaaaaaggagaagaagaaacaaaaagcTGAGCCTG TTATAGTGGATGACCAGCAGCCAGAAGTTAAGGCTGAGCAGGCTCCAGCTCCAGTCAAGAAGGAAGCTCCCATTGTGGCTGAAACCAAAGTTCTGGACGGTGCAGCCCCGCCTGCTACCAGCGGCAAGAAGAAGAACTCTGCCAAGAAGCAGAAGACTGAGCCTG TAGATGAAGCCCATGTTCTGGCTGATTCTGCAGCTTCTGCCAACCACCAGGCAGGCCATAACGATGATGCACCATCCAAAGGGAGCGGCAAGAAACAGAAGAATGAGACGGACAAAG AGAACACGGAGGTGAAGCTGAAGGAGCTGCTGTCTGGTCTGTCCAGCCTGGCTCTGTCAGAGGCCGAGGCTGTCAGTGTGATGGCTCTCCTCCGGGAGAAGAGCCCCAATGCCTTGGATGCCTGGCAGAAA TCTGCAGCTAGGCCTGACCCAGCTGCacaggaaagagagagacttCTTACAACTCTGCAGGAGGAGGCTTCCATTGCCAAGGACAAAGTGAAACAGCTTAGCCAGGAGCTTCAGGTTGAGAAGCAAAAGACGGGCCGGGTGGAGGCCGTGATGAGGGAGCAACGTGGAGTCATGGAGAAAGAACTGGGTAGCATGCAGGGCAAAGCACAAGGCAGCTACCAGGAGCTCCAGACCATGCAGATAAAG TTCCAGCAGGTGAGGGAGCAGCTGGAAAGCCAGATCACTCGACTGCAGCAGGAGAACGGCATCCTGAGGGACGCAGTCAGCTCTGCCACCAACCAGATGGAGAGCAA GAATTCAGCAGAGCTGAACAAGCTGCGTTCTGAGTACGCCGGTCTGATGAAAGAGCTGGCAGACAACAACAGcaagctgcagcaggaggagcaCCAGAGGAAGTCACTGGAGGTCAACTACAAGCAGAACGTGTCCCAGCTGGAG gCCCAACTGCAGGATGCTAAGCGACGTTGGGAAGAACTGCAGAATTTCCTTCACAGTGTCaatgctgagagagagaaacttcAGGCCTCAAAGCAAG AGCTTCACGGCCAGCTGTTGTCAGTGGAGACGGAGATGAACAACAAGAACAAGGAGATCCAGACGCTACACGGCAGCCTGACTGAAGCCATGGTTTCCAAAGAGCGGCTGGAGCAGAGAGTGATGGAGCTTATGGAGATGTCCCAGCACAGTATGCCTGATGACTCGCTGCAAGCCCGGGTTCAG GACCTCGTGAATGAAAACACAGGTCTTCAGGTCCAGAGCGAGACCCTGCAAGTCCAGAATGAGTCCCTGCATGCCCAGATCTCTTCACAG gTCACCCATGTCTctcacatggaggagctacagaaGCT ATTGGCCGATAAGGAGTTGCAGAGGAAGAGTCTGGAGGATTCTCTAAATGCTGAGAGGAGCAGTGGGGCTGGTAGAGAAACTAACATGCAG GCCTTGCACAATGAGAACATGTCTCTGAAGGCAGAGGTTCAGAATCTGCAGGCACAGATTTCTGATCAG ACTGCCTCCCAACTGGCTTTGGACCAGTTCCAGACGAG TGTCCGGGAGAAGGAGGACAACATGAAAACTGTGGAGGACCTGCTGGAGAAGGGGCTGATAGAGGTGGCCAACAAGGAGGAAGAGCTCAag GCTGTAAGAGAAGAAAATGAGGCACTAAAACAAGAAACGGAGGCCCTTATGAGAAAGATAGCAGAAAAG GCATCATCAGAGTCGATAGTGGAAGAGCTCCAGAGCAA GATCCAAGAGAAGGATGTGAAGCTAAAATCACTGGAGGAGAGTCTACAGACGGCACAAGACGGCAGCTCCACCAGAGAGAAGGCAGTTGAG GGTCTGGAGCAGCAGTTGGCAGCCCTGCAGGCAGAGATGGAGCAGCTGAGACAGATGGAGATGCCAGAAGAGCTGGCCAGTTGTGGGACCCAGCTCCATGAACTCCAGACTGA ACTAGCAGCAAAGGACCAACATATCCAGATGCTGCATGCTGAGCTGGAGATAAGGACTACGGAGCTGAGTGAGCAGGTGGAGCAGATGCATCAACAG TCCCAAACAGCAGTGCCAAGCCCAGAGCTTCTTACAGC GTTGTCAGAGAAGGACAAGCAGGTCACAGAACTGCAGGGTGAGCTGGCCGAGCTGAGGGACTCCCTGGAGCTTCATAGGAAGAAGAACAAT GAGAACCAGACAGCACTGGCAATGTGTCAGGCCGAGTGTCGAGATGTTCTGCACAGACTTCTGCCCCTTGTGCCTCTGCCCAGTGAGCAG AACCATCAGGAGTGGCTCCACAGATTTGAGGGGGCAGTAGCTGAAATCCCAACTGCACAATCCAACCCTGCATCAGGGGAAGCTATG CTGGCTGAGAAGCTGAAAGAAGCTGAGGAAGCCCAAAGGATTCTACAGAAAGACTGTGAGACGTACAAGAAGGTGTTGGCGGAGACG GAGGGCATCCTGCAGCGCCTCCAGAACAGCGTGGAGCAGGAGGAGTCTCGCTGGAGGGTGAAGCTGGAGGTATCGCAGGGAGAGCTCAGAGAG ATGGGccagaaagtcacagctctgGAGCAAGATATTGAGAGACTAACTGATGGAGCAGAGTTGGAAAAC CTTAGAAGAGAAAAGCAGCACTTGGAGTCCGAGTTGGAGAGGGCGGAGCAGGAGAGCGCCACCTATGTAACAGAGGTCAGAGAG